From Proteiniborus sp. MB09-C3, the proteins below share one genomic window:
- a CDS encoding ABC transporter substrate-binding protein codes for MSKKIISLLIVVCLFMSMITACSNNGAEVTPDTEPVNKVSDEPEKKPEDENKTLIFTDSAGREVEVPADITRIAASGSLAQIVIFALAPDMLVGLSGEWGSVAEQYIDKEYYNLPVLGQFYGKGDLNLEEVAKADPQVIIDIGESKSSIAEDMDGIAEQVGIPTVHIEATTESMGKAYRMLGDLLGREKEAEVLAQYCEEIYNNTQEVMKKVGEAGKVNLIYSVGEDGLSVLAKDSFHAEIIDQVSNNVAVVDDISSKGSGNPVDMEQIILWDPEVIIFAPGSYYSGVAEDKAWQELKAIKNNKYFEVPMGPYNWMGTPPSVNRYMGMIWITQLLYPEVAQYNLYEETAKYYKLFYHCELSEDQYNDLIKNSK; via the coding sequence ATGAGTAAAAAAATTATTTCATTACTAATTGTAGTTTGTTTATTTATGTCCATGATAACTGCTTGCAGTAATAATGGAGCAGAAGTAACACCTGATACAGAACCAGTAAATAAAGTCTCAGATGAGCCTGAAAAAAAACCTGAAGATGAGAATAAAACCTTAATTTTCACTGATTCTGCAGGACGTGAAGTAGAAGTTCCTGCCGATATAACACGAATTGCAGCTTCTGGTTCGCTTGCTCAAATAGTGATTTTCGCTTTAGCGCCAGATATGCTTGTAGGGCTTTCAGGTGAATGGGGCTCTGTAGCTGAACAGTATATAGACAAGGAATACTATAATCTTCCTGTATTAGGACAGTTTTATGGTAAGGGAGATTTAAATCTTGAAGAGGTAGCTAAAGCTGATCCGCAAGTAATTATTGACATTGGTGAATCAAAGTCATCTATAGCTGAAGATATGGACGGTATTGCAGAGCAAGTTGGTATACCTACTGTACATATTGAAGCAACAACAGAATCCATGGGAAAAGCCTACAGAATGCTAGGAGATCTTCTAGGAAGAGAAAAAGAAGCTGAAGTATTAGCTCAGTATTGTGAAGAAATCTATAATAATACACAAGAAGTAATGAAAAAGGTTGGCGAGGCTGGAAAAGTTAACCTAATATATAGTGTAGGCGAAGATGGGCTTAGTGTGCTTGCTAAGGATTCTTTCCATGCAGAGATTATAGATCAGGTAAGCAACAATGTAGCTGTAGTAGATGATATTTCAAGTAAAGGCTCTGGAAATCCTGTAGACATGGAACAGATTATTTTATGGGATCCTGAGGTTATAATTTTTGCACCAGGGAGCTACTATAGTGGTGTAGCTGAAGATAAAGCATGGCAGGAGCTTAAAGCTATTAAAAACAACAAATACTTTGAAGTTCCTATGGGTCCATACAATTGGATGGGAACTCCTCCATCTGTTAATCGCTATATGGGTATGATTTGGATAACTCAACTACTGTATCCAGAAGTAGCTCAATACAATCTATATGAAGA
- a CDS encoding ABC transporter ATP-binding protein, translated as MSIEVLDLSFSYGDRPILNNINFAAKDSQLLSILGPNGVGKSTLFRCMLGLLKGYKGQILLNGIDIKKISVKEMAKLIAYIPQSHYPAFNFSVFDMVLMGTTVQVSSISSPGKKQVKLVESALDRLGIYHLRNRGYTQISGGERQLVLLARALVQEAKILILDEPAANLDFGNQVRVLTQMKSLVKEGYIVIQSTHNPDQTFLFSDTVIAMKNGKILAWGLPHDVYTNDLIYNLYGTEVEIQSLYGDKVRVSIPKSVITNMANY; from the coding sequence ATGAGTATTGAAGTATTAGACCTCAGTTTTAGCTATGGGGATAGACCTATTCTCAATAATATCAATTTTGCAGCTAAGGATAGTCAATTGTTATCAATCTTAGGACCAAATGGTGTGGGGAAAAGCACATTATTTCGTTGTATGTTAGGCTTGCTAAAAGGCTATAAGGGTCAGATTCTATTGAATGGAATAGACATTAAAAAAATTAGTGTAAAAGAAATGGCAAAATTAATAGCATATATTCCTCAGTCCCATTATCCAGCCTTCAACTTTAGTGTATTTGATATGGTTCTCATGGGGACTACTGTTCAAGTATCCAGTATTTCAAGTCCTGGGAAAAAACAAGTAAAGCTTGTGGAATCAGCTCTTGATAGGCTTGGGATATATCATTTAAGAAACAGAGGATATACTCAGATAAGCGGTGGTGAACGGCAATTAGTCTTGTTAGCACGTGCTTTAGTTCAGGAGGCTAAGATTCTTATTTTAGATGAGCCTGCAGCAAACTTGGATTTTGGAAATCAAGTTAGAGTTCTGACACAGATGAAGTCCTTGGTGAAAGAAGGATATATTGTCATACAATCTACGCATAATCCTGATCAGACATTTTTATTTTCAGATACCGTAATTGCTATGAAGAATGGAAAGATCCTTGCTTGGGGTTTACCACATGATGTCTATACCAATGATTTGATTTACAATCTCTATGGAACAGAGGTAGAAATCCAGAGTTTATATGGTGATAAGGTAAGAGTATCTATTCCTAAAAGCGTAATTACCAATATGGCCAATTATTAG
- a CDS encoding iron ABC transporter permease, translated as MKQYNRNNLVVISLGVLLVIAIIFSFRLGRYPIHIKELLGILISRIYPIEQFWTNRVETILFNIRLPRIILSCLVGCCLSASGAAYQGVFQNPMAAPEILGASAGAAFGAALAILNHGSSYTITISAFLFSILTVALVYIISKRAKGNTILGLILSGIMVSSIFSAGTSFIKLVADPNDQLPAITYWLMGSLNGAKINDIKFVIIPMAVGLIPLLLLRWRMNILTMGDDEAKTMGVNSNRVRLIVIICSTLITASSVSVSGMIGWVGLVIPHLSRKLVGNNYRHLMPISMLFGSIFLLMVDNVSRNLLATEIPLGILTSFIGAPFFIYLITRKEEA; from the coding sequence ATGAAGCAGTATAATAGGAATAACCTAGTAGTCATTAGTCTTGGAGTTCTTTTAGTTATTGCAATTATTTTTTCCTTTAGACTTGGCAGATATCCTATACATATTAAAGAACTACTTGGAATTTTGATATCAAGAATTTATCCAATAGAACAATTTTGGACTAATAGAGTAGAAACTATTTTATTCAATATACGTTTACCTCGTATCATTTTGTCTTGTTTGGTTGGCTGTTGCTTGTCCGCTTCTGGAGCGGCATATCAAGGGGTTTTCCAAAACCCAATGGCAGCGCCGGAGATTTTAGGTGCATCAGCAGGTGCTGCTTTTGGTGCAGCACTTGCAATTTTGAATCATGGAAGCAGCTATACCATCACTATAAGCGCTTTTCTGTTCAGTATATTAACAGTTGCTTTAGTATATATAATCAGCAAAAGAGCTAAGGGAAATACTATACTGGGCTTAATCCTGTCTGGTATTATGGTCAGCTCGATTTTTTCTGCGGGAACATCATTTATTAAGCTGGTTGCAGATCCTAATGATCAGCTTCCTGCAATAACTTATTGGCTTATGGGAAGTTTAAATGGAGCTAAGATTAACGACATAAAGTTCGTAATTATTCCTATGGCTGTAGGTCTTATTCCTTTACTTCTTCTAAGATGGAGAATGAATATTCTCACAATGGGAGACGATGAAGCGAAGACCATGGGGGTAAATTCAAATCGAGTTAGATTGATTGTAATCATCTGTTCTACCCTCATTACAGCATCTAGCGTGTCAGTAAGCGGTATGATTGGCTGGGTAGGGCTAGTAATTCCTCATCTGTCTAGAAAGCTTGTGGGCAATAATTACAGGCATCTCATGCCTATATCCATGTTATTTGGTTCGATTTTTCTATTGATGGTAGATAATGTATCAAGAAATTTACTTGCTACGGAGATACCTTTAGGTATACTCACTTCATTTATCGGAGCTCCTTTCTTCATTTACCTGATTACAAGAAAGGAGGAGGCTTAA